CCCTGCTCTCTAACCACTGAGCATTCCTCTCTTCCTGTGACTGCCCTTGTTCCtcagcacccctctccccaccctccctctgctggTGCTCCTCCCATGCATGCAGTCACTcttagcccccaccccccaagactCTTACCTTCTCTCCACCCGTGCTGAGCCTCAGCGGGGGCAGAAAGGGGTCAAAGAGGACCCTCTTGAGTTCCACATCCACGGGGCTCTGCCGCTTCCCCACGGCGCAGAGACTCCAGGCTGCGTTCACCAGGCCCCAGAAGGGGGGCCCTGAGGGCAGGCACGAGGCAGGGAGGAAAGGGACTCAGAACGAGGAGCTGTGTCTCTAAGCTATGATCTGGACCAGGGAACCTGGACTTTGGGGGTCTGAGAGAGTAGGGGCCTGAGATCCTGAGAGGAGCTTTCTGAAATCCCCTAACACCAGCCCACCAACCAGTCTCGGACCAGAAGTGGCTAAAAGTCACTGGAGGAGAAACTACAACTCCCAGCAGGCCTCGGGGCCACCAGCCTTCCCACTGGTCGCCTGCCCGCGCCAGAGCCCATGGGAATTGTAGTTCTTTCCTGCTCCTTGTCCCACAGCTGGATAATGAATGTAGCGGGGTGAGGAGTTGCAAGAGAAGTGGAGACAGCAGGGTTAGGGGGTAGGGAATACGGGGCCACCCATCCTGTGGTTCTCAGCAGGAACCAGGATCTACCTGCCGCtcgcgacacacacacacacacacacacacacacacacacacacacactcacatacactcttcCATTCCCTCCATTCCCCACTCTCCTCACTCCCACTCACTACTTGAAATGCGCATGTATAATGTCCCATGGTGAGTCGCTGGGGTTCGGCGGGctctggagggaggcagggagagaggggctgggacACCTCGCTCCAGagcggggatggggggaggagagggctgaGGGGCTGCCAAAAGGAGGCAATCAGCGACCCGCTGCAGCCGCTGCACCTGGCACGAAGTTTCCCTGGAGATTCTCCTTGTAGCTCCACCAGTCCTCCGGGTCAGGTGCAGGTCCGATGTGCGCTGGGGAGAGAGCAGACTGAACCCATCTCCtgggccctcccacccccaccctcccgcaGGGGCTCCGGGGACCTTACCTGCTGCCCCCAGTGCGGCCCAGAGTATCAGCGCTCGAGGGGcgcccagccctgctgctggcCCCATTCCCTGGAGGCCTCGGAGCATCCCCCTTGCCAAAGCCCTGCCCCCCTccgctcctccctctcctccttctgggACTCTCCCTCCAGGACGACCAGCCTCACCTCCCCACAGGGAGTCTGGGTCCCCCCACCAGATACCCAGACAGCGGGGACCGTGAAGCCcactcccctctcttctcccctctctctgcctctcctacTTTTCCTCTTCCCCCAACCTTTCCGCCTCCCTCTGCCTCCGATTCTCCACCTCTCTGCTTCTGCCTCTTCCCCCGGGTTACCTCTCTCTTCCCAGCCCACACCCCCCTCTTGGCTTCGTCTGCACCCAGCTCCCCCAGCCTCCTAACTCCATGTCTCCATCCTGCTCCTCTCACCTCCTCTCCTGCTTCTCCCACCTCCTCCTTTCCTGCCtcttttcccttctccccttcttcacctcctcctccctctctccctctccagcttctctctctctctcccccctctctccccctccttccccttctctctctttctccgtctctctcttctctcccgtcgcttcctccctcccccctccctctcttcttggtttatttaattttttcctggtgtgtgtgttgaggggtaGGGGGCAGGTGCCCGATTCCGGGAGTGGGGGATAGTGCTGGCCGACGGGTAGTATGCGTGGGGGTGTGAATACCCAAGGGGCAGGGTGGAAGGGTggcggcggaggaggaggagctgggacTCTGGTCTAGGGGGTGGCCGGGACACCTGGGGCCCCGGGAGCTGGCAGTTCTCATCCTCCgcagaagggggaagggagggcgcTTAAGGTGGAGCTGGGCGAGTCCGCGGCCGTCTCCACGTTCCGGGGCGCTGGCGTCGGATGATGGGGGTGCTCCCAGCTCGCCGGGGCCCAAGGGGGAAACCTGCAGCCGTGCTCGCAGCCCCCCGCCCGGTGCTCCACTCGCTCGCAGCTAGAGGGGCTGCCTTAACGCTGTTGGGGGATCCCCTGGGAGACCGGGGCGCGGTGCTTGCAGCTGGccaggagagggaggcagagagctgGCGAGGGAGCGAAGggcggaggcggggcggggcgcggggaacTGCGGATCCCCGGCCGGGAaggccgccctcccccaccctccacccctgcccctagAGCCCGCGCGGCAGGGCGCGGGGCCCCGCGACACCCCGAGGGCGAGAGGGGCTGACGGGGAGGCGCCGGGTACAGCCACACAGCGGCGCGGCGAGGCGGATCCAGGCACAGAGATGGAAAGAGTGACACAGAGGCCCGGACACTTGCACGAGTGGAGAGAAAGGGGCCAAGGGATGGGGGGACCGACAGCCCAGGGAGGCACACGGAACGACACGTGGAAAGAACGAGAAAATCCAGGGAAAGTAAAAGTCCGTTGGTGGTCCCTGACCCATCCCGGGGACAGAGAGGATCAGAACCGTTGTGTGCGGTCCTGTGCTTCTGAgggcttgggggttgggggttgagggTTTCAGAGCTGTCCCAGGCTCTTTCCCCAGAGGCCCTTCAGCCCTCTGCCATCACTAATAGGGCCGCTGGGGCCACAGATATTCCAGAACTTGGTCTTTAAAGTCACTCACTGCCCCCTCCTCTTTATTTCGTTTTCAAAGGGCCTAGCCACAGGCACACAAaaacctcttttttctttttttttttttggggggtcacacccggcgatgcacaggggtcattcctggctctgcactcaggaattactcttggcagtgctcaagggaccatatgggatgttgggaattgaacccgggtcagccgcgtgcaaagcaaacaccctatccgcagtgctctcgctccagccccgaaacctcttttttctttttttgtatttggaccacatccagcagtgctcaggggttactcctggctctgcactcagggatcactctgggtggtgcttaaGGACCAtaaggggcggggtggggggatcatcaaacctgtgttggccacatgaaaggcaaacaccctcccctctgtactttttctctatcccccctttttatttatttatttttacttttattgttttttggatttttgggtcacacccagtgatgctcaggggttactcctggctctgctctcaggaattactcctggcggtgctcatccctccccccctttttaaaggtactcccagcaccccaggttctgcctgcccctcccctagTCACTGCCGTGCATAACCTCATCAGCACCCCTGGACAGAGagtccttccccttccccttccttgttGTGAGGTTGCTAGTCCTCTCTTCTGTCTTTCCAGACCTGATGTCACTTCCTCTGAGAGAAGTTTCTGGGTTCCAGGCTGGGTTCAGACCTCCTGTGTGCTCTTCCGATGAGCTGAGCCACTTGCCTGAtggaggggcctgagcaatacctgggtgtgattcctggcacccctgcaggggtgatccctgaacacagagtcaggagtaagtcctgagaaccgtCGAGGGTGACCCCAACACCTAAAACTAAAAACCACTGTACTGATGGGGCCGATGTCCACTGGGTTCTCACCCAGGGCTGACCCTCCGCTGTGCAGAAGTCTGGGGGATCAAGCTTAGGGTCCTCCTCTCTCGACTGTCACCTCTGGGCTCCTGGTAGGGACTGTTCCTCTAACTGGAGATCCTAGGCCCTCACCAGCAGCAACAAATTCTTCCTCAATTCCCCTACTCCATCCTTGAGGCATCCACGAGCACAGCTGGCCCCCAGGGAGTTGGTGGAGGGCAGGGAACTTGCCCAGCTCTGGGGCCACCTGGGCGGCCTGCCCAAGTGCACAGGCCCCCGCTGGCTTTGAGCccagaggcgggggtggaggcCGGAGGTGGGTCCCAGATGTGAATTTCACGCCCATTCGTCTTGGTTGCTGGGAACAAAGTGTGGGTCGCCAGAAACAGATGGAGCTGGCCCACTGCAGACTTTCATCTCCCACCTCCTGGTCGTGGGTGGGAGGCAGGAGAGCCCCAGTGATCCAGGCCTGCATGATTCCCACAGCCCCCCTGGCCTCCTCACCCCTCAGGCCCTCAACTCCTGTGCCCTGGAGCCCCCCCTGAGGGTCTTTGTTGCCCTcctccttgctctctgctcactCTTCCGcccacatttaaataaaaacaaacctaaaGGCCCTGCTTCTGTGTCAGGCACTTCTTTTATGTCTGCTCCTTGCTCCAGTTAATTCATTTCATTCTCCAACTACACCCTGAATTGTTAGCGGCACCCCTGGCTTAGAGATGAGAAAGTAAAGGGCCAAGCAAGCATGTTTAGGGGTTGGTTTGGGAGCTACACTGAAATCAGGAGCCACTgattgagctcagggatcactcctggtaaccCTTAGGGAAACATGGGGgcctgggcatcaaacccagggccataCATGCAAGTACAAGTACTTTGCCATATCTCCAGCCTCAACAAGATTTTCCTGAGCATGTACTATGCGTcatcctgctttcttttttttttgtggggaaggggggattttatggattttttattgtttttagtttaGGGTCACAACcagccagggcttactcctagtggtacctAGAAAACCATgtgcggtgctgggaattgaactgggttgaatatgtgcaaggaagtgccttaatccctgtcctATTTGTCTGgcccttttatttgggggctgggggaggggccacacctagagatgctcctggctctgcactcaggaattattcctggcagacctctgggactttatgggatgctggggataggacCTGGGCTGACTGCAtacaagacagatgccctaccctcAATTGCTTCAGTTCCTGGCCCTTTaaatttggggggaggagagtggggagagtCGCTAGGAGGACtagtacagtgctggggattgaaaaccAGGAGTCTTACTGACCTTCCATTCTTTGAGTCATCTGTCGTGCATCTTTCTAGATGAAGGAGTACAGCCATGAACAGAATGAGATCCCTGTTCCCATGGGGCTCATTTTCTGgtggaagagacagagaaacagctAACACAAGATTAGCATTTACtgtagggcctggagagataccCCCAAGGGCCGGAGCCCATGCTTTGTTTGTGGAAGGCAGGGTtccatacccagcaccacatggtcctttgagcagtACCAACTGTTGTATGGGAATTGAATTCCGCTTGGCACTTCACAATTGGCTGTTCTCCCAGGAAAGGGTTTAAGGTTTAGGCTATGCTTCGAGACCAGGTGGACCCCAGACCCATATAAAGATGTCACTGAAAACCCCTTAATTCCTTTCTCAGATACATCATAAGATCCACAGGGAACCAAATGCACTAAAAATGGGAACCTTCTGCAAACTGGCACTGAGCTGCTTTCTTTTGCTCTGTCTCCCGCCTTTTCTGGCTGCTAGACTTTCAGCCAATCAGCTGGAAGGAAACATAGTGacgtcactccagccctttcatcGGATTGGCCACTGAGGTAGCATACATTGCCATATGAGGGCTCCATAGATTTCCTCGAGGCCTTCTTTATGTGCCTCTCAGGCTGCCTGTCCCCTGCCAAGCAACAATTAGGTGTTGGAGAAAGATTCCCCAAGCCTTAAAACTTTATTGTGGGGTCAGGCAAGAAAAGTGCCCAGAGGCTCAAAGCCCTGGCCACATGTTATCTGTTAAGTGTCCCTCGGGCTGTGTCGCGTCTGCACATGCAACATAACTTCAGGGGCTTCTCCGCGTCTGATTGGCTGGTAGCAAACCGCGTGTCCAGGCTTTGCCTCGCTCACTGCCGAGTCTCTTCATCTCACGTCGAGGTCCCCTGGGTCCGGTTCAAGTAGTCAGGCCAGGGGTTCGGCCGTGGGAGCCCGCAGTCTGCGGCAGCCCCCCGCGCGCTCCTCCTGCTGCAGCCGCCGAAGCGGCCGGGCCCAGTGTGGCCTCCAGGGCAGCGCGAGGCTGTGGTGGTCCAAGACAAGGCGCGCCAGGTCGGGGCCGCCAGCTGCACTGCCCAGCAGCAGGTAGTCAGTGCCAGGCCGGAGGCTCAAGCAGCCGCAGGTCAGATCGGTCCGGGGCACCCAGGCGTCCTGGGTGCCGCGGCGCACGGCCTGGGCGCGCTGCTTGTACACGGTCAGTACACGCACTGCCAGCCGCCGCCACGCGGGGCCTGCCGCCACAACAGACCCCAGCACCTGTGCGCGGAGAACTGCAGGGAGGGGATAAGTCAGGTGTGGGCCACGGGGGCTGTAGGGGACCTCTGGAATCCTGGGGAGGGCCCGGGATCATGACAGGATGGAGTGGGATCTTGAGCTTTTTTTAGCGGTGCTGACAGTGCTTCTTCCCAACAGCACTGGGGTAGTctctccaggtggtgctcaggggctggaccCTGGGCTCCCAGGTTCCCACATGTAAAGCTCAGccacttgagccatctccccttgATACCTTGACTCTTTGgaggtgtggagggggtggggctgtgATAGGAGGGTGGGGTTTGCAGTTTATGGGAGCGGGTAGGTCTGTATGTGGGCGGGGTTTGCATCGGAAGGTGGGGCCATGTGTGGGCGGGGCTATGGAGGAGAAGAAGGGGAAATCTGTCAAATAGCGTTGGTAACACTAGAGGAGAGGGAGCCAGGTGCCTGGGAGGTATAGGCGGGGCTTATGGGGATCACAAAAGCAGTGAGGGCAGGATTACTTAAAGTTAGGACGACCCTATGGGTGAGGGCTGGGAACAAGGCAGAAGAGGTGGGTTAGAAGatatttggaggggctggagagatagcacagcgggtagggcgtttgccttgcacgcggtcgacccgggttcaaatcccagcatcccatatggtcccctgagcacggccaggggtaattcctgagtgcagagccaggagtaacccctgtgcatcgccaggtgtgacccaaaaaagaaaaaaaaaaaagaagatattggaggcgctggagtgatagcccagcgcgtagggcgtttgcctctcacgcggccgacccgggttcgattcccagcatcccatatgttcttctgagcaccgccaggagtaattcctgagtgcagagctaggagaaccccctgtgcatcgccaggtgtgacccaaagaggaaaaaaaaaaggcaaaaaaaaaggcatttggaACAGAGTCCTTGAAAAAGAGGGGTATAGTGGAAGTAAGGCTCTGGGATGAATGGGGGTGGGCGGGAAATCAGGCAGACGGATGCCAGTCCCTGGAACCTGATTAAGGAAAatgtactttcttttcttttggggcggtcacacctggtgttgctcagggcttactttgcactcagggctttgcactcaggaattactcctggcggtgctcaggggaccattgggatgctggggatcaaacatgtgGTGGCTGAAAGCAAAGCACACGCCCTACCCCCTGCATTATGGCTCCGGCCCTAGGCAAATGTACTTTCTAGGGGATTGAGGGGAGACCTTTTGGGGGAGGACTCTGGCTGGTAAACTGGAGTTGTAGGGCAGAAAATCCTTGGGCCTGCAGAGAACCAAAATACTGACAAGGTGAGGGGTTTCTGGGGCCTCACCTTGGTGGGGAACAGGCTGGGCTGGCTGGTGGAAACTGAGAGAGCTGAGTAGCCTGCAGTCATTAGCTGGGGGTCAGCCTTGCCTGCCACCCTCTCTCCGACCCCTCGAGTCAATCATTTTGTTTAGCAAATGTGAGAGGACCTGGGAAGAtgatacagcggggagggtgcatGGCTGACCAGGGACAActcccagcaccctgagccctccaggagtgatccctgagcactgttgggtgtggttccaaaacaaacaaatacatggGCAAGGCaatgggaaggggagagggagccaGAGACAGCAGTGGCCAAGAACTGCCTCCAAGCTGGGATCCTGTCTCCAGGACGGAGTGTGCCTTAAAGCTTGGTCACTGATGCTTTTGTCCCCTGTGCAaatcccagccccagccccagcccatggGCACTCACCGTAGTCCTGCTGGCAGAACCGCCCAAGGCTCATGTGCACGGCGCTGGCTGGGCGGCTGCAGTGCAGCTGGCACTGAGGGTCTGGGGAGGGTCGGGGGAGGCTTGCACCTTGGTGTTCTGTGCCTGCCCACCCCCTACATTTTCTTGATTGACAGCCAAGGTGTCCAGGACCCCCCCACACCAGATCGACACCTGAGTCCCAGTCACCCCGTCCCAGTCCCCCAGCTCCTAGGACCGCTCCACTCCAGCCATCTTACCAGAGCTGTAAGCACCCAGTGGGGTGGCAGTGGTGGTCCCGGCCTCTGGGATTCCTGCCAGAGATCCAGGGTCACAGTGACTCCTACGGCCCCgccccacatggccccctcctccaccccccaccgaCTCTCCAGAGGAATCatttgggacacacccaggggtgctgagggctgactcctggctctcttctcagggatcatcctggtgggcagggaccctgtggggtgttgggctttgaactggggttggccacatgcaaagccagtgccttagcCCCCGTGCTAGCTCCTTGCCCATGAACCCTGCACCTGAAGCCTGAGTGActgaagaaaaacaacaacaaaatgagtgGCTTTGCTGTTCAGGCCCAGGGCGCCAGGACGCCCTTCTCCTAAAAACAAAGGAGTTTCCCTTGGCCCCAGCCACTGGCCATGAGCAATTAGGGATCCAGGCACGTGGGATGTGGGGGGCTCCTTCCAGCCCCTGGGAATGTGACCCCCAGGACTGTGTGACCCCTAGGACTATCTGACCCCTAGGACAGTGTGACCCCTTGGGACTGTATGATCCCTTTGGGACTCTATGATCCCTTGAGACTGTGTGACCCCAGGACTGTGTGAACCCGCCTAGAATTATGTGACCCAGGGCCTGTGTTAGCCCCCAGAACTGTGTGCCCCCAGGATTGTGTGACCCCCTTCCTAGGACTTATGACCCCAGGACTGTGTGACCCCAAGATTGTAACCCCAAGACTATGTGACCCCAGGACTGTGTGACCCTGTACTCACTTTGGCAGGGCATCATCGGGGAACGGCTCTGCTGGAAGCCAGGGGCGCAGCGGCTACAGGTGGCACCGGTGACCCCGATTTTGCAGGCGCACTGCCCACTTGTCTGGTTGCAGGTGCTGCCCGTGGCCCCGATTGGATGGCACTGGCAGGCTATGGGTGGGGAACAAGTTGGGGGTAGGGGTGCCTGGGCCTcagtggccccctcccccagatgTGGGCGTCCAGACCCCCAGCTCCTCCTCTGGGCACCCACGTTGGGCCTCAGGCCTTACTCACCCCGACAGGCCTTGCGGCTGGTGAGTGGCTGCCCGGGGTCCCTCCAGAAGCCAGGCTGGCAGTAGTGGCAGTGGCGCCCTGCTGTGTGGTGGCGACAGCGCTCGCAGACACCCCCGCTCTGGCCCCCCGACAGCCGGAAGAGCTCTGAGTTGAACCTGCAGCGTCGGGCATGCTGGTTgcaggagcaggctgggaggggcaAGGCAGGGCGCAAGTCAGCCCAatgcacccccacacacacacacacactctagccTCCTCCAAAGCCTCCTCCGGCACCTTTACAATGGGGCTGGGGTGCACTGGGGTCACTGGACAGGGGCCTGCAGCTGAACTCCATGGGCATCACTTGACAGAGCCCCTGAGCCACAAGATGTGTCCACAGCTCAGTCTTTGCTGTGGAGACTCGGGTCATCGATCTggtggtgtctctgtgtgcaagtatgtgtctctgtgcatatgtgtgtctttgtgtgcacggATTTGCCTCTCAGGCAGCAGCAGACGTGACAGCCCTTCTCTAAGTCCTGGTCCCAGGCAGACTTCCTGGAGAAAGGGGCAGCTCCTATCTGGGCCGCTGTGTTGGGGAGAGGCATGAAGTGGGGTCCCAGACTCACGCAGGCAtggatgggggtgctggggcgtGGCAGGCCGCCAGGGCCGGTCGCGATGAGACGGACGGCAGCTCTCGCACCCGGGGCCCGTGGTGTGGTGGCGACAGCGGCAGCGGGGTGGCCGGGTGCGGGCAGCACAGCGGGCTGCGTGGCCGTGACACTGGCAGCGACCCCTCACTCTCGCTGCCAGCAGcccccctggggcccccagctCCAGGCGGAGATCACTGGCCACCACGCGGGCTTTCAAGCTGGAAGCGGCTCGGAAGGTCACTCGCTCTGGGCCTCCCAGAGCTCCGGACCACGGGGGTCTGCGCCACAGAGCCCTCCAGGGGCCTCCCGGGGCCCAGGCTGCAGACAGCACCAGgctggggggtcctggggagcAGAAGCGCAGGCTGACGGAGTTCAGAAGAAAGGTGCCCCCCAGCTGCAGTGTCAGACTGCTATTACAGGGGTTCTGGGGGCCAAAGCGGCCCTCTGCAGAAAGGGAGCAGGCCTGGGCGCAGGACACCACCAGGCCAGCCAGCTGGGTCACCGGTGGGAGGCAGAAGCGGGGACGACCCCCTGGATGGTAGCAGGGGTCAGCGATGGCCCAGCCCAGAAGCAGCGGCAAGAGCACCAAGATCCGGGGCATGATCCCAGCGGATGAGAACCTGGGGGACAGGACGGGAGtgaccaccccgcccccgccctcgcaGGGCTCTGTGAGGGACCCCTGTAGTCCACCCGCCACCCCAGACCCCTCCCAACTGTTTGGAAGCGAGGAAAATAGTCCCATCTGGGGAGCGTTACTGTTGACATAAGCTGAAAGGGAAAGAACGCAAACCAAATCGAGAATTCTGCCCCCGCTAAGCCGGAGCTTAACACCCCAGGGCTGTCTGTCAGtgtggggcgaggggtgggggcacaggcagGGGCATCAGGGCCAGGCATGGGGGAGGAGCCAGACAGGAAGCGCAGAGATGCAGAAGGGCCCATATCCTGGGTTAGGAGCTGGGGAAGGAAGCAGGGCACCCCGAGTTcatggggagtgggggtgtgTTCAGAGATGCCCCAGGGAGCAGGACACCTGAGAGTctgaagccccctcccccagcgaGGGAAGTGGGGGTCCCCACCGGGGATCAAAAGCTAGAGAGGGCAGGGATCTAGGGATCTGGCACAGCTCTTTCCCATATGGGGACTAACCTTGTTCTCCACACCCAGAGGAGGGGATTATGGCCAAACGGCacaggcccccaccccagcctcctctcccccccaccccccacttaacCCTTTCCCGCCCTGCTGCAGAGCCCCAGCACAGATGAGCCCTGTGGTGGGGTAGGGAGCAAAATGTAGGGGGTCAAGGAGCTGGGGTTCCCAAGGGCTAAGGGTGGGAGGAAACCTGTACTGGTGTTTCTGGGGACTTTCTGGTactctccccacacacctgtcCTAGTCCCCAGGGACCAGAACCCCCATGATGTCCCTGTCCTGCAGCCCCCAGGCAGTTTGGGGGAGAGCGGGTGCTGAGAAAGAACCAGAAGTGCCAGAGCAGGGACTGGGGATGAGAGGGCCAGCAGGCCAGCGCCCGGGATGGTGGGAGTTAAgaagctccccctccccccctccacggCTTCTCTGGGCCCCCTTTCTTCTCAGACCCCTGGCTCAAACTTGAACTCTGGCTGGAGCTGGAACCGGGGGTCATGAGACTCTTTAGGGGAAGAGAGTGGGTTCATATAGCCTCCCACTCAATTTCAGCCCACCGCCCCAGTCTCCCCACTGCCCTGACCACatgcagacacccccacccccaggcaggcACTGCCCCCCAGAGCCAGGGCGCCATTTTGCCTGACAAGCATCTGCCCCGAGCCTCAGCCCAGCCAGGCCCAGGACCTGGTGTCCAGGAGTGGTGTCCAGGGGACCCACATCCTGCTCCTCGAACCCTGAGCACCTGCCGTTAGTCACACAGTGTTAGGAGGCCCCAggttccctgccccaaggagcaGGCTGGTGCCATGGGACAGGGCTCCCCAGCACCAGTCCTCGTTcccattctttgcatgcagccaccctgcaccccacattGACTGGACCTGCACCCACAGAGCGGGAGAAGAGCGTCTGGGCTGTCTGCGTCCCTCCTCGGCAGGAGCTGGTGGCCTGGACGCCAGGCAGGGGGAGTGGCCACCCGCAGGCCCCGGCTGAAtccatcccccacacacactccccgcccagtcccctcaccccaccccgaaGGGACCCTGCCCACTACTGGGCCCTCCCAGCCTATGGGGACAGACAGCACCTGTTGGGCCCACAACCCTGAGCAGGCTGACCTAGGAGACTCACCAGGTAGGACGGCCAGTGTCTGGGGGTCCCCACTCAGCTCAGACTTACCCTGCAGCTTCCCACTAACTCCCAGCCCAGGGTAGGGGCGGCTCAGCCCAGCACATGGCGAccgggtgggggagggactgGCCTGAGCAGGACTGGGCTCTCTTGGGGACCCTGTGTCAGGCCCTCCCCTCTGGGATATCCTGGCAGCAGGGGCTCACTGAGGGTTGAGGGTTC
This Sorex araneus isolate mSorAra2 chromosome 8, mSorAra2.pri, whole genome shotgun sequence DNA region includes the following protein-coding sequences:
- the NTN5 gene encoding netrin-5, yielding MPRILVLLPLLLGWAIADPCYHPGGRPRFCLPPVTQLAGLVVSCAQACSLSAEGRFGPQNPCNSSLTLQLGGTFLLNSVSLRFCSPGPPSLVLSAAWAPGGPWRALWRRPPWSGALGGPERVTFRAASSLKARVVASDLRLELGAPGGLLAARVRGRCQCHGHAARCAARTRPPRCRCRHHTTGPGCESCRPSHRDRPWRPATPQHPHPCLPCSCNQHARRCRFNSELFRLSGGQSGGVCERCRHHTAGRHCHYCQPGFWRDPGQPLTSRKACRACQCHPIGATGSTCNQTSGQCACKIGVTGATCSRCAPGFQQSRSPMMPCQRIPEAGTTTATPLGAYSSDPQCQLHCSRPASAVHMSLGRFCQQDYVLRAQVLGSVVAAGPAWRRLAVRVLTVYKQRAQAVRRGTQDAWVPRTDLTCGCLSLRPGTDYLLLGSAAGGPDLARLVLDHHSLALPWRPHWARPLRRLQQEERAGGCRRLRAPTAEPLA